Proteins from one Flavobacterium sp. N2038 genomic window:
- a CDS encoding XAC2610-related protein, with protein sequence MKTNSIIIICLLVFLNTFAQKTTIIKCDSIYKNKGITIKLINFDNEKDGYDDEKNSTLIISQKLNGKNSVLVKDSIFSSAQEIEFKDFNNDKIKDILVQNISDVRSNWTYTLYLYNAKTNNFKRVLGFEEIKNPSYNSKYKIIESHVISGTNWAAFYKIKNNKVYDYNIEITDDGSSKAEKEYIKAIKKITSTK encoded by the coding sequence ATGAAAACCAATAGCATAATTATAATTTGTCTTCTAGTTTTCTTAAATACATTTGCTCAAAAAACAACTATTATCAAATGTGATTCCATTTATAAAAACAAAGGCATTACAATTAAACTAATCAATTTTGATAATGAAAAGGACGGATATGATGATGAAAAAAATTCAACTCTAATCATTAGTCAAAAACTTAATGGTAAAAATTCAGTTTTAGTAAAAGATTCCATTTTTAGTAGTGCGCAAGAAATTGAATTCAAAGATTTTAATAATGATAAAATCAAAGATATTTTAGTTCAAAATATTTCTGACGTAAGAAGTAATTGGACATACACTTTGTATTTATACAATGCAAAAACTAATAATTTCAAAAGAGTACTTGGATTTGAAGAAATCAAAAATCCTAGTTACAATTCAAAATATAAAATTATTGAAAGTCATGTAATCTCCGGAACAAATTGGGCTGCCTTTTATAAAATCAAAAACAATAAAGTTTATGATTACAATATTGAAATAACTGATGACGGAAGTTCTAAAGCCGAAAAAGAATATATAAAGGCCATAAAAAAGATAACTTCAACAAAATAA
- a CDS encoding endonuclease, with protein sequence MKKNYFLLLLLSTAIGFSQIPTGYYSTATGTGYTLKTQLYNIIKGHTDNGYAGLYTTYQTSDVDNFYENDGTVLDMYSENPSGTDPYNYSTGSTQRCGSYSVEGDCYNREHIIPQSVFNEQSPMVADAHFITPTDGKVNGIRSNYPHGTVSSATYTSQNGGKLGSSSVSGYSGTVFEPINDFKGDIARMYFYFATRYENTVAGYSYAMFDGSSNKVFTTAFLNVLLAWNAQDPVSAREIARNNAIYARQNNRNPYIDHPEYVNQIWGGTPSGDTQAPTAPTSLASTSKTATSISLSWTTSTDNVAVTGYDVYANSVLKTTVSGVSATITGLTASTAYSIYVKAKDAAGNASASSNTISVTTNSSGTGTATDLLFSEYIEGSGNNKALEIANNTGSSVSLAAYTIKKQTNGAGAWSTGLALSGTLTTGSKFVIVNSSISSTCFSPSAANISTTATELTFNGNDAVGLFKNGVLIDIIGTFNGGTANFAIDVTLRRKSTVTSPSTTFNLSSQWDSYTTDTCNNLASKMAQTAEIEKEEIIAPSNEILLYPNPSDGNFTIYFNNAEAPYSIEIISLLGQRIFEKSNIADSLLSINNLPKGIYIVHISKGSDNFSKKIIID encoded by the coding sequence ATGAAAAAAAACTACTTTTTACTGCTATTGCTATCTACGGCAATAGGGTTTTCCCAAATTCCAACAGGTTATTACAGTACGGCAACCGGAACTGGCTATACCCTAAAAACACAATTATACAACATTATTAAGGGTCATACAGATAATGGATATGCAGGTTTATACACTACTTATCAAACCTCTGACGTAGACAATTTTTATGAAAACGACGGAACCGTTCTTGATATGTATTCAGAAAATCCATCAGGAACTGATCCATACAATTACAGCACTGGCAGTACTCAAAGATGCGGAAGTTACTCTGTTGAAGGCGATTGTTATAACAGAGAACATATTATTCCGCAGTCTGTTTTTAATGAACAATCTCCAATGGTTGCCGATGCTCATTTTATTACTCCAACCGACGGAAAAGTAAACGGAATACGTTCTAATTATCCTCACGGAACGGTAAGTTCTGCCACTTATACTTCTCAAAATGGTGGAAAATTAGGATCAAGTTCTGTATCTGGATATTCAGGAACTGTTTTTGAGCCTATCAATGATTTTAAAGGTGATATTGCCCGAATGTATTTTTATTTTGCAACTCGTTATGAAAATACAGTTGCCGGATATTCTTATGCAATGTTTGATGGTTCAAGCAATAAAGTATTTACAACTGCTTTCTTAAATGTACTTTTAGCGTGGAACGCACAGGATCCTGTAAGTGCGAGAGAAATTGCCAGAAACAATGCGATCTATGCACGTCAGAATAATAGAAATCCGTATATCGATCATCCGGAATATGTCAATCAAATTTGGGGTGGTACTCCATCTGGAGATACTCAGGCACCAACTGCACCAACAAGTTTGGCTTCAACTTCAAAAACAGCGACTTCAATTTCACTTTCGTGGACCACTTCTACAGATAATGTAGCTGTAACAGGTTATGATGTTTATGCAAATAGTGTTTTAAAAACTACTGTTTCTGGAGTTTCAGCTACAATTACAGGTTTAACCGCTTCTACAGCATATTCTATTTATGTAAAAGCTAAAGATGCTGCCGGAAATGCTTCTGCTTCAAGCAATACTATTTCGGTTACAACCAACAGCAGCGGAACAGGAACTGCAACCGATTTGCTTTTCTCTGAATACATTGAAGGGTCTGGAAACAACAAAGCTTTAGAAATTGCCAATAATACCGGAAGTTCAGTAAGCTTAGCTGCTTATACAATTAAAAAACAAACCAACGGAGCTGGCGCATGGAGTACTGGTTTGGCATTGAGCGGAACATTAACTACAGGAAGTAAATTTGTAATTGTAAATAGTTCAATTTCTTCCACTTGTTTTTCTCCAAGTGCAGCCAATATTTCAACAACAGCAACAGAATTGACTTTTAACGGAAATGACGCTGTAGGATTATTCAAAAATGGAGTTTTAATCGACATCATTGGGACTTTTAATGGCGGAACAGCCAATTTTGCAATTGATGTTACCTTGAGAAGAAAATCAACTGTAACTTCTCCAAGTACGACTTTCAATTTAAGTTCGCAATGGGATTCATACACTACAGATACCTGCAATAATCTGGCAAGCAAAATGGCGCAGACAGCTGAAATTGAGAAAGAAGAAATTATTGCTCCTTCAAACGAAATTCTGCTTTATCCAAATCCATCAGACGGCAACTTCACAATCTATTTTAATAATGCAGAAGCACCCTATTCTATCGAGATAATTTCACTATTAGGTCAAAGAATATTTGAGAAATCAAATATTGCAGATTCATTATTATCGATAAATAATTTACCGAAAGGTATCTACATTGTTCACATTAGTAAAGGTTCTGATAATTTCAGTAAAAAAATCATAATCGACTAA
- a CDS encoding chorismate-binding protein, which produces MNPFFLKIKNHKEQNLPFVLYSKPNTSNLIGILQQNNTLYSVSDYSEKGFVFASFDEKQLILIPENESEILTAEKEITSIEPIEIDDLNFDREAKFQFEYLVAQGVQAIKKEEFKKVVLSRSEEVPLNTFDFVETFQHLVQLYPATFCYCFFHPKIGLWMGATPEKLLKANGNVFETMALAGTQKDNLQSEIIWQQKEKDEQQYVTDFIVKRLREFAASVVVSEPYSLKAGSIWHIKTDISGVLKENSTLEEVIDTLHPTPAVCGLPKKKAKAFLIENENYDRTFYTGFLGELNSTFDGGDASSDLFVNLRSMQIQKNKAILYMGCGITKESVPEKEWEESVNKSMTMKRVLRIENRE; this is translated from the coding sequence ATGAATCCATTTTTCTTAAAAATTAAAAACCATAAAGAACAAAATTTACCTTTTGTACTTTATTCAAAGCCCAATACATCAAATCTTATTGGGATTTTGCAGCAAAATAATACTTTGTACAGCGTTTCTGATTACAGCGAAAAGGGATTTGTTTTTGCTTCTTTTGATGAGAAACAATTAATCCTGATTCCTGAAAATGAATCTGAAATTTTAACTGCCGAAAAAGAAATAACTTCAATCGAGCCAATCGAAATTGATGATTTGAATTTTGATCGTGAAGCCAAATTTCAATTTGAATATTTGGTGGCACAAGGAGTTCAGGCAATTAAAAAGGAAGAATTCAAGAAGGTTGTTTTATCAAGAAGCGAAGAAGTGCCTTTGAATACTTTTGACTTTGTTGAAACTTTTCAGCATTTGGTTCAATTATACCCAGCCACTTTTTGTTATTGCTTTTTTCATCCAAAAATTGGACTTTGGATGGGAGCAACGCCTGAGAAACTTTTAAAAGCCAATGGAAATGTTTTTGAAACGATGGCTTTGGCGGGAACGCAGAAAGATAATTTGCAATCTGAAATTATCTGGCAGCAAAAAGAAAAAGACGAACAGCAATATGTAACTGATTTTATCGTAAAACGACTTAGAGAATTTGCAGCCTCGGTTGTGGTTTCAGAACCTTATAGTTTAAAAGCCGGATCGATCTGGCATATTAAAACCGATATTTCGGGAGTTTTAAAAGAGAATTCGACTTTAGAAGAAGTAATAGATACATTGCATCCAACACCGGCAGTTTGTGGTTTGCCTAAGAAAAAAGCAAAAGCCTTTTTAATAGAAAACGAAAATTACGACAGAACTTTCTATACCGGATTTTTAGGAGAGTTAAACAGTACTTTTGATGGCGGTGATGCAAGTTCTGATTTATTTGTAAATTTACGAAGCATGCAGATTCAGAAAAACAAAGCCATTTTGTATATGGGTTGTGGTATTACAAAAGAAAGTGTCCCGGAAAAAGAATGGGAGGAAAGCGTCAATAAATCTATGACGATGAAAAGAGTTTTGAGAATAGAGAATAGAGAATAG
- the purL gene encoding phosphoribosylformylglycinamidine synthase yields the protein MIHFFENQSKTVFAVQTQNEISAQDISKLNWLFADSNKIEKSALTGFFVGPRATMITPWSTNAVEITQNMGVPGIIRIEEFHPATEDFNDFDPMLFQKFNELDQEIFTINIQPEPILEIDDIATYNKVEGLALSEEEVEYLNNLSTKLGRKLTDSEIFAFSQANSEHCRHKIFNGTFVIDGEEKETSLFKLIKKTSQENPNDIVSAYKDNVAFVKGPKVQQFAPKSADKPDFYEIKEFDSVISLKAETHNFPTTVEPFNGAATGSGGEIRDRLAGGQGSLPLAGTAVYMTSYSRLNDDRKWENAVEERKWLYQTPMDILIKASNGASDFGNKFGQPLITGSVLTFEHSENDRKIGYDKVIMQAGGIGYGKLDQSIKKKPQEGDKIVILGGENYRIGMGGAAVSSADTGAFGSGIELNAIQRSNPEMQKRAANAIRGLVESDNNPIVSIHDHGAGGHLNCLSELVEETGGLIDLDKLPVGDPTLSAKEIIGNESQERMGLVIGQKDIDTLQRIADRERSPMYQVGDVTGDHRFTFESKSNGSKPMDYALEDFFGSSPKTVMTDKTIDRKYADVAYNAGDFESYLKDVLRLEAVASKDWLTNKVDRCVGGKVAKQQNAGPLQLPLNNVGVMALDYLGKEGIATSIGHAPISALIDPVAGSRNAIAESLSNIVWAPIKDGLKGISLSANWMWACKNEGEDARLYAAVEGCSEFAIELGINIPTGKDSLSMKQKYPNDEVIAPGTVIISAGGNCTDIRKVVEPVLQKNGDSIYYINLSQDDFKLGGSSFAQIRNTIGNETSTIKDASFFKNAFNTIQELIGESQILAGHDIGSGGLITTLLELCFADVNLGAKIDFSAFAEKDLLKILFAENIGIVFQAKSDAAVEAKLKANNIEFFKIGSVQNTAVLEFGDYKLDIPTYRDVWFETSYLLDQKQSKNGRAQARFENYKNQVLNYTFPAHFTGKKPEIDNSKPRPKAAIIREKGSNSEREMANAMYLAGFDVKDVHMTDLISGRETLEDIQFIGAVGGFSNSDVLGSAKGWAGAFLYNEKAKTALDKFFKREDTLSVGICNGCQLFMELEVINPEHEVHGKMLHNESQKHESIFTSVKVQENNSVMLSTLAGSTLGVWVSHGEGKFKLPLAEENYNIVSKYAYEGYPANPNGSDYNTAMMCDKTGRHLVMMPHIERSTFQWNWAHYPKDRNDEVSPWHEAFVNARKWIEKN from the coding sequence ATGATCCATTTCTTTGAAAACCAAAGCAAAACTGTTTTTGCCGTACAAACGCAAAACGAAATTTCAGCTCAAGACATTTCAAAATTAAACTGGCTTTTTGCCGACTCTAATAAGATCGAAAAATCCGCATTGACGGGTTTTTTTGTTGGTCCACGCGCCACTATGATCACACCTTGGAGTACAAATGCTGTAGAAATCACTCAAAATATGGGTGTTCCGGGCATTATCAGAATTGAAGAATTTCATCCTGCAACGGAAGATTTCAATGATTTTGACCCAATGCTTTTTCAAAAATTCAACGAATTAGACCAGGAAATCTTCACTATCAACATTCAGCCAGAACCAATTCTGGAAATTGATGATATTGCAACTTACAATAAAGTTGAAGGTTTAGCTTTAAGCGAAGAAGAAGTTGAATATTTAAATAATCTTTCGACTAAATTAGGAAGAAAATTAACTGATTCTGAAATTTTTGCTTTCTCACAAGCGAATTCAGAGCACTGTCGTCACAAAATTTTCAACGGAACTTTTGTTATTGATGGTGAAGAAAAAGAAACTTCTCTTTTCAAATTAATCAAAAAAACATCTCAGGAAAATCCTAACGATATTGTTTCTGCTTACAAAGACAACGTTGCTTTTGTAAAAGGACCAAAAGTACAGCAATTTGCACCAAAATCGGCAGACAAACCTGATTTTTACGAAATAAAAGAATTTGATTCGGTTATCTCATTAAAAGCCGAAACACATAATTTCCCAACAACAGTTGAGCCTTTCAACGGAGCTGCAACAGGTTCTGGAGGAGAAATTCGTGACCGTTTAGCCGGAGGACAAGGTTCTTTGCCATTGGCTGGAACAGCAGTTTATATGACTTCATATTCTCGTTTAAATGATGACAGAAAATGGGAAAATGCTGTTGAAGAAAGAAAATGGTTGTACCAAACGCCAATGGATATTTTGATCAAAGCTTCAAACGGAGCTTCTGATTTTGGAAATAAATTTGGTCAGCCGTTAATTACAGGTTCTGTTTTAACTTTCGAACATTCAGAAAACGACCGTAAAATTGGTTACGATAAAGTAATCATGCAAGCGGGAGGAATTGGATACGGAAAACTGGATCAATCAATTAAAAAGAAACCACAAGAAGGCGATAAAATCGTAATTCTTGGAGGAGAAAATTATAGAATCGGAATGGGTGGTGCTGCGGTTTCTTCTGCAGATACTGGAGCTTTTGGTTCAGGAATCGAATTAAATGCAATTCAGCGTTCAAACCCAGAAATGCAAAAACGTGCTGCAAACGCCATTCGTGGTTTGGTAGAAAGCGACAATAACCCAATTGTTTCTATTCACGATCACGGAGCTGGAGGGCACTTAAACTGTCTTTCTGAATTGGTGGAAGAAACTGGAGGTTTAATTGATTTAGACAAATTACCAGTTGGAGATCCAACACTTTCTGCAAAAGAAATTATCGGTAACGAATCTCAGGAAAGAATGGGATTGGTTATTGGTCAAAAAGATATTGATACGCTGCAAAGAATTGCCGACAGAGAGCGTTCACCAATGTATCAGGTTGGAGATGTAACGGGAGATCACCGTTTTACATTCGAATCAAAATCAAATGGTTCAAAACCGATGGATTATGCTTTAGAAGATTTCTTCGGAAGCTCTCCAAAAACGGTTATGACAGATAAAACTATCGATAGAAAATATGCTGATGTTGCTTACAACGCAGGAGATTTCGAATCATACTTAAAAGATGTTTTACGTTTAGAAGCTGTTGCCTCAAAAGACTGGTTAACAAATAAAGTTGACCGTTGTGTAGGTGGAAAAGTAGCTAAACAGCAAAATGCAGGTCCGCTTCAATTGCCTTTGAACAATGTTGGGGTTATGGCTCTGGATTATTTAGGTAAAGAAGGAATCGCAACTTCTATTGGCCACGCTCCTATTTCGGCTTTAATTGACCCGGTTGCAGGAAGTAGAAATGCTATTGCAGAATCGTTATCAAACATTGTTTGGGCACCAATTAAAGATGGCTTAAAAGGTATTTCATTATCTGCAAACTGGATGTGGGCTTGTAAAAACGAAGGTGAAGATGCTCGTTTATACGCTGCTGTTGAAGGTTGTTCAGAATTTGCAATCGAATTGGGAATCAATATTCCGACAGGAAAAGATTCACTTTCGATGAAACAAAAATATCCAAACGACGAAGTAATCGCGCCGGGAACGGTTATTATTTCGGCTGGAGGAAACTGTACAGATATTAGAAAAGTAGTTGAACCGGTTTTACAGAAAAACGGAGATTCTATTTACTATATCAATTTGTCTCAGGATGATTTCAAATTAGGAGGTTCTTCTTTTGCACAAATCAGAAACACAATTGGAAACGAAACATCTACTATTAAAGACGCTTCTTTCTTCAAAAATGCTTTTAATACCATTCAAGAATTAATCGGCGAAAGCCAAATCTTAGCGGGTCACGATATCGGAAGCGGTGGTTTAATAACTACTTTATTAGAATTGTGTTTTGCTGATGTTAATCTTGGAGCTAAAATTGATTTCAGCGCTTTCGCGGAAAAAGACTTATTGAAAATCCTTTTCGCTGAAAATATCGGAATCGTTTTCCAAGCTAAATCTGATGCAGCTGTTGAAGCTAAATTGAAAGCTAATAATATCGAATTCTTCAAAATTGGATCTGTTCAAAATACAGCAGTTTTGGAATTTGGAGATTACAAATTGGATATTCCAACTTACAGAGACGTTTGGTTCGAGACTTCTTATTTATTAGATCAAAAACAATCTAAAAACGGAAGAGCTCAGGCGCGTTTCGAAAACTATAAAAATCAGGTTTTAAATTATACTTTCCCTGCACACTTTACAGGAAAGAAACCAGAAATCGACAACTCTAAACCAAGACCAAAAGCAGCGATTATCCGTGAAAAAGGAAGTAATTCTGAGCGCGAAATGGCAAATGCTATGTACTTAGCAGGTTTTGATGTAAAAGACGTTCACATGACGGATTTAATTTCTGGTCGTGAAACTCTTGAAGATATTCAGTTTATTGGAGCAGTTGGTGGATTCTCTAACTCAGATGTTTTAGGTTCTGCTAAAGGTTGGGCCGGAGCGTTCTTATACAACGAAAAAGCAAAAACAGCTTTGGATAAATTCTTTAAAAGAGAAGATACTTTATCTGTTGGAATCTGTAACGGATGTCAGTTGTTTATGGAATTGGAAGTGATTAATCCAGAGCATGAAGTTCACGGAAAAATGCTTCATAACGAAAGCCAGAAACACGAAAGTATCTTTACATCAGTAAAAGTTCAGGAAAACAACTCAGTTATGTTATCGACTTTGGCTGGAAGTACTTTAGGAGTTTGGGTTTCTCATGGAGAAGGTAAGTTTAAATTACCTCTTGCTGAAGAAAACTACAACATTGTTTCTAAATATGCTTACGAAGGATATCCTGCAAACCCTAACGGATCCGATTATAACACCGCAATGATGTGTGATAAAACCGGAAGACATTTGGTTATGATGCCTCACATTGAGCGTTCGACTTTCCAATGGAACTGGGCGCATTATCCAAAAGACAGAAATGACGAGGTTTCGCCTTGGCACGAAGCTTTTGTTAATGCCAGAAAATGGATTGAGAAAAACTAA
- a CDS encoding TonB-dependent receptor domain-containing protein — protein sequence MKNMIQKISYLIILFTISQFSFAQKTTAIKGNITDGKLPIEFVDVVLKSTSDSTKTANYAVTDVMGNFALENVRSGDYQLQFKLIGFKTISQKIKVSESPISIGTIKLQNDTNLLNDVVVKSQKKQIQKTNEGFIFNAVSNISQSGGTATDMLKSIPTVAVDAEGGITLRGKSPMILINGKNSAITNMDQIAASSIESIEIISNPTAKYDANAESGIINIKLKKNNQNGLNGAVALGAGFGAKGRVNSSVLLNNKTEKWNIGLGYDNRFAGRTKKINADRTNYFIDDEHYIHQNRNDERTEGLQNLKFNVDYAPNDKNTFSFEALGNIETQDNDETLYTQVNTSSNAFFSNNRRHSLELERSKVGELSFNYDRKFSDERKNLNTSITSSFGKHRENTDIDTYNYDEYQQQIGEARLQRTHNYENQNISNAIVNYTFPVSEKSIIETGYKGTFRFFNSDFESADLVNGDYVVNPIASNTFKFNEQINAVYGMLNSFIGESESPKWKYNLGLRAENVSNTGATQNNSDRFSNNYLKLFPSASLQLNLKADEFVKIGYSKRINRPDLDDLNPFIDITDALNPHGGNPYLKPEIIHIAEMSYNKDWKSYSLSTNAFYRNTTDAIRQYAELLDNGVIFLQPRNIGSTITYGLETIFSLKPIGFYDANISLTAFQQNINASNLGEDNVTNAFSWYGKIINNFVPWKGGKLQIIGNYNSALATAQGKRIPVYNVDMGFQQKLGKGNARLGLVVTDMFNTLESGYKNNTALFSNNRTNKSDTRALMLTFAYTFKSDFKEKLLENQFSTE from the coding sequence ATGAAAAATATGATCCAGAAAATATCTTACCTAATTATCTTATTTACTATAAGCCAATTTTCCTTTGCACAAAAAACTACAGCCATAAAAGGAAATATCACTGACGGAAAACTTCCTATAGAATTTGTTGATGTAGTTTTAAAAAGCACCAGCGATTCTACCAAAACAGCCAATTATGCTGTAACCGATGTTATGGGAAATTTTGCCTTAGAGAATGTTCGCTCTGGAGATTATCAGCTTCAATTTAAATTAATAGGTTTTAAAACTATATCTCAAAAAATAAAAGTTTCTGAAAGTCCAATTTCTATTGGAACTATCAAATTGCAAAACGACACTAATTTACTGAATGATGTTGTAGTAAAATCTCAGAAAAAACAAATTCAGAAAACGAATGAAGGCTTTATTTTTAATGCTGTTTCGAATATTTCACAATCCGGAGGAACCGCAACCGATATGCTAAAAAGCATTCCAACAGTAGCAGTAGATGCTGAAGGTGGAATTACTTTAAGAGGTAAATCACCCATGATTTTGATTAACGGAAAAAACTCTGCCATTACCAATATGGATCAAATTGCAGCAAGTAGTATTGAAAGCATCGAAATTATCAGTAATCCGACAGCTAAATATGATGCAAATGCAGAAAGTGGTATCATCAATATCAAGCTTAAAAAAAACAATCAAAATGGTCTAAATGGCGCGGTAGCTCTTGGGGCAGGTTTTGGAGCAAAAGGCAGAGTAAACAGTTCTGTTCTTTTAAATAATAAAACAGAAAAATGGAATATTGGTTTGGGATATGACAATCGTTTTGCTGGAAGAACCAAAAAAATAAATGCCGACAGAACAAATTATTTTATTGATGATGAACACTACATTCATCAAAACAGAAATGACGAGCGTACCGAAGGTTTGCAAAATCTGAAATTCAATGTTGATTATGCTCCAAATGATAAAAACACCTTTTCTTTTGAAGCTTTAGGAAATATTGAAACTCAGGATAATGATGAAACTTTGTACACACAGGTAAACACAAGTAGCAATGCATTCTTTTCAAATAATAGAAGACATTCTTTAGAACTGGAGCGTTCAAAAGTTGGAGAACTGTCTTTTAATTATGATCGGAAATTTTCTGACGAAAGAAAAAATTTAAACACATCAATTACTTCGTCATTCGGGAAACACAGAGAAAACACCGATATTGACACTTATAATTATGATGAATATCAACAGCAGATTGGCGAAGCCCGTTTGCAGCGAACACACAATTATGAAAACCAAAACATTTCTAATGCTATTGTAAACTATACTTTTCCTGTTTCAGAAAAATCAATTATAGAAACAGGCTACAAAGGAACATTTCGTTTTTTTAATTCTGATTTTGAAAGTGCTGATTTGGTAAATGGTGATTATGTTGTGAACCCCATAGCCAGCAATACTTTCAAATTTAACGAACAAATAAATGCAGTTTACGGAATGCTGAATTCGTTTATTGGCGAAAGTGAAAGTCCAAAATGGAAATACAATTTAGGTTTGCGTGCAGAAAATGTTTCCAACACTGGAGCAACTCAAAATAACAGTGATCGTTTTAGCAATAATTATTTAAAACTTTTTCCATCGGCTTCTTTGCAATTGAATTTAAAAGCAGACGAATTTGTAAAAATTGGTTATAGCAAACGTATTAATCGCCCGGATCTGGATGATTTGAATCCGTTTATTGATATCACAGATGCGCTTAATCCGCATGGAGGAAATCCTTATTTGAAGCCCGAGATTATTCATATTGCCGAAATGAGTTACAATAAAGACTGGAAAAGCTATTCATTATCAACCAATGCTTTTTACAGAAATACAACTGACGCAATCAGACAATATGCAGAATTGCTGGACAATGGTGTTATTTTTCTTCAGCCAAGAAATATTGGAAGCACTATTACTTACGGTTTAGAAACTATTTTCAGTCTGAAACCAATTGGTTTTTATGATGCAAATATCAGTTTAACTGCTTTTCAGCAAAATATAAATGCATCAAATCTGGGCGAAGATAATGTTACCAATGCTTTTAGCTGGTACGGAAAAATCATTAATAATTTTGTACCGTGGAAAGGCGGAAAACTACAAATTATTGGAAATTACAATTCGGCTTTGGCAACTGCTCAGGGAAAAAGAATCCCGGTTTATAACGTTGATATGGGATTTCAGCAAAAATTAGGAAAAGGAAATGCCCGATTAGGATTGGTTGTAACTGATATGTTTAATACACTCGAAAGTGGTTATAAAAACAACACCGCATTATTCAGTAACAATCGAACAAATAAATCAGACACCCGCGCCTTAATGCTTACGTTTGCGTATACTTTTAAATCTGATTTTAAAGAAAAATTACTGGAAAATCAGTTTTCGACAGAATAA
- the bshB1 gene encoding bacillithiol biosynthesis deacetylase BshB1 yields MKLDILAFGAHPDDVELGCAGTILKEVSLGKKVGIVDLTRGELGTRGTAEIRDQEAKDAAKILGVLVRENLAMRDGFFVNDEKHQLEVIKMIRKYKPEIVLCNAIDDRHIDHGKGSKLVSDACFLSGLIKIETSIDGVQQEAWRPKVVYHYIQWKNIVPDFVVDITGFEKKKVEAISAYKTQFYDPNSSEPATPITSKNFFESLNYRAQDLGRLVGKDFAEGFTVERCLAVNSLENLL; encoded by the coding sequence ATGAAATTAGACATATTAGCCTTTGGTGCTCACCCTGATGATGTAGAGTTGGGTTGTGCGGGAACCATTTTAAAAGAAGTTTCCCTTGGGAAAAAAGTAGGTATTGTTGATTTGACACGTGGTGAATTAGGAACGCGTGGAACGGCAGAAATCAGAGATCAGGAGGCAAAGGATGCTGCAAAAATTTTAGGTGTTCTTGTTAGAGAAAATTTGGCAATGCGTGACGGATTTTTTGTAAATGATGAAAAACATCAGTTAGAAGTCATAAAAATGATTCGCAAGTACAAACCTGAGATTGTATTATGCAACGCCATTGACGATCGCCATATTGATCATGGAAAAGGAAGTAAATTGGTTTCTGATGCTTGTTTTTTATCCGGGTTAATAAAAATTGAAACTTCGATTGATGGAGTACAACAGGAAGCCTGGAGACCAAAAGTGGTGTATCATTATATTCAGTGGAAAAATATAGTTCCTGATTTTGTTGTAGACATTACAGGATTTGAAAAAAAGAAGGTTGAAGCGATTTCGGCTTATAAAACGCAATTTTATGATCCAAATTCAAGCGAACCTGCTACACCAATTACAAGTAAAAACTTCTTTGAAAGCCTGAATTATCGTGCGCAGGACTTAGGAAGGCTTGTGGGGAAAGATTTTGCTGAAGGATTTACTGTTGAAAGGTGTTTGGCAGTCAATAGTTTAGAAAATTTATTGTAA
- a CDS encoding PaaI family thioesterase — protein MNYTKEQILAHCNEFSKNTLMETLKIEYIDAGEDFLTAKMPVNPSVHQPMGLLHGGASVALAESVGSAASFFFINPKEQEVRGIEISANHLKSIREGYVFGTARIIHKGRSLHLWEIKITDEEGNLISLCKLTNMVLDRKKSE, from the coding sequence ATGAATTATACAAAAGAACAGATTTTAGCACACTGCAATGAGTTTTCTAAAAACACGTTGATGGAAACGCTAAAAATAGAATATATCGATGCAGGAGAAGATTTTCTAACTGCAAAAATGCCTGTAAATCCTAGTGTTCATCAACCAATGGGGTTATTGCATGGTGGCGCTTCTGTTGCTTTGGCAGAAAGTGTAGGAAGTGCGGCTTCTTTCTTCTTTATCAATCCAAAAGAGCAGGAGGTGAGAGGAATCGAGATTTCGGCAAATCACCTGAAAAGTATTCGAGAAGGTTATGTTTTTGGAACAGCCAGAATTATTCACAAAGGTAGAAGTCTTCATTTATGGGAGATTAAAATTACTGATGAAGAAGGAAACCTGATTTCGCTTTGTAAATTGACGAATATGGTTTTGGACAGAAAGAAAAGTGAATAA